A genomic segment from Treponema sp. Marseille-Q3903 encodes:
- a CDS encoding 6-hydroxymethylpterin diphosphokinase MptE-like protein has protein sequence MSIYKSIETAKNGTQIPVFQSGKTMESRYNPERDAENICKSLNKNYNFFLVTGIGSGILIKKLSESYPNAKIICFEISEDDVFFLKQLPVIKKLSENKNIFFENLASLPQAILDNYLPAKYGELKIIEQKNWLQENATFIPQIQKTINCAIGLVSADYSVQSHFGKIWQTNIINNLKLMSKMSEDEIAKVNSFSIDEKKTAAIVAAGPSLDKTIAQLKDNNELFIISTDTAYQTLIKNDIRPDVVISIDGQSVSYNHFCTSIISSKTIFAFDLCSNFSAAKYIFNKHGKVSFFISGHPLSSFANIFCGSQFPFLFSGSGTVTISAIDFAVKSGFKNIKIYGADFAYSKGKSYAKGTYLEKLNDFSSDKIKTNEFYYSKLMYRTKLVQKDGMTSTDILNAYKTSMEKYLLERNILFELKNNVYNLKNSFCKKNDCVKSFKFNYSDFIELIKKTAPEQLETPLLPYIAWLRKGIDNNDFAAWKFLNLAYSSIVSYN, from the coding sequence ATGAGTATATATAAATCTATAGAAACTGCAAAAAATGGAACTCAAATACCTGTTTTTCAAAGCGGAAAAACAATGGAATCAAGATATAATCCTGAAAGGGACGCAGAAAATATCTGCAAATCTCTAAACAAAAATTATAATTTTTTCTTGGTTACTGGAATCGGGAGCGGTATTTTAATAAAAAAACTTTCAGAATCATACCCGAATGCAAAAATCATCTGTTTTGAAATTTCAGAAGATGATGTATTTTTTCTAAAACAGCTTCCGGTTATAAAAAAATTATCCGAGAATAAAAATATTTTTTTTGAAAATCTTGCGTCTCTGCCACAGGCTATTCTTGACAATTATCTTCCGGCAAAATATGGAGAATTGAAAATAATAGAACAGAAAAACTGGCTTCAAGAAAATGCTACTTTTATTCCGCAAATTCAAAAAACAATAAACTGTGCAATCGGTCTCGTTTCGGCAGATTATTCTGTGCAGTCTCATTTTGGAAAAATATGGCAGACAAACATAATCAACAATTTAAAACTGATGTCAAAAATGTCGGAAGATGAAATAGCTAAAGTAAACAGTTTTTCTATCGATGAGAAAAAAACTGCTGCCATAGTCGCTGCAGGACCTTCTTTAGATAAAACAATTGCACAATTGAAAGATAACAATGAGCTTTTTATCATTTCCACAGATACTGCATATCAGACTTTGATTAAAAATGATATTCGCCCTGATGTAGTTATTTCTATTGACGGTCAGAGCGTTTCCTATAACCATTTTTGCACCTCAATCATTTCTTCTAAAACGATATTTGCATTTGACTTGTGCAGTAATTTTTCTGCCGCAAAATACATTTTTAATAAACACGGAAAAGTTTCATTTTTTATAAGCGGACACCCTTTGAGCTCTTTTGCTAATATCTTTTGCGGATCACAATTTCCATTCTTATTTTCTGGTTCGGGAACTGTGACTATTTCCGCAATAGATTTTGCCGTGAAATCAGGATTTAAGAATATAAAAATTTATGGAGCAGACTTCGCTTATTCAAAAGGTAAATCGTACGCAAAAGGAACGTATCTTGAAAAGCTAAACGATTTTTCGTCCGACAAAATAAAAACAAATGAATTCTATTACAGCAAGTTGATGTACAGGACAAAACTTGTGCAAAAAGACGGCATGACATCGACAGATATATTAAACGCTTACAAAACGTCGATGGAAAAATATCTTCTTGAGAGGAACATTTTATTTGAATTGAAGAACAACGTGTATAATCTGAAAAACAGTTTCTGTAAAAAAAATGATTGCGTTAAAAGTTTTAAGTTTAATTACAGCGACTTTATAGAACTGATAAAAAAAACTGCGCCAGAACAGCTAGAAACTCCACTGCTTCCTTACATCGCATGGCTAAGAAAAGGAATTGACAACAACGATTTTGCTGCATGGAAATTCTTAAATCTTGCATACTCTTCTATTGTCAGCTATAATTAA